A genomic stretch from Pempheris klunzingeri isolate RE-2024b chromosome 23, fPemKlu1.hap1, whole genome shotgun sequence includes:
- the LOC139222938 gene encoding uncharacterized protein, which yields MKLLLSSVLLASLCSPSSWSLSSQRLVVTQSPDVSVTEGGAVNISCCWTGEYEKMRVKWLKNQTEIKSHSQESMAQKTSDCFNLTFIKITWEDSGRYTCRVTQEIPTLSVVNGSGTVITVRAREDTEDGAAGGSPGAGSNSSPLSLPVIISLAVAAPLLLITVICLCTLRRRQVSAQAARVIYEVPHTDSEEAEMDKHSTSSSRGSSQWCQVPVYESFDYFERVENKESG from the exons ATGAAGCTTCTGCTGAGCAGTGTGCTGCTGGCCTCTCTCTGTTCGCCCTCATCTTGGA GTCTTTCATCACAAAGGCTTGTTGTGACCCAGAGTCCTGACGTCTCTgtcacagaggggggggcagTAAACATCTCCTGCTGCTGGACAGGGgaatatgagaaaatgagagttAAGTGGCTGAAGAATCAAACAGAGATTAAGAGTCACTCTCAAGAATCCATGGCACAGAAGACCTCTGACTGCTTTAACTTGACCTTTATCAAGATCACATGGGAAGATTCAGGGAGATACACCTGCAGGGTGACACAGGAGATACCAACTTTGTCTGTGGTTAATGGAAGTGGTACAGTCATCACAGTTAGAGccagagaggacacagaggacggAGCAGCAGGAG GTTCTCCAGGTGCAGGTTCGAACAGCAGTCCTCTGTCACTGCCTGTGATAATCTCCCTGGCTGTGGCGGCTCCATTGCTCCTCATCACTGTCATCTGTCTCTGCACTCTGCGAAGGAGACAAG TTTCGGCACAAGCAGCCAGGGTGATCTATGAGGTTCCGCACACTGACTCTGAAGAGGCAGAAATGGACAAACACAGCACCAGCTCCTCCAGAGGCTCTTCTCAGTGG tgtcAGGTACCAGTGTACGAGTCCTTTGATTACTTTGAACGTGTGGAGAACAAAGAAAGTGGCTGA
- the LOC139222863 gene encoding protein S100-P-like, with protein sequence MTQLETAMAILIKTFDTYAAGEGKKDTLTKAEAKALLEKELPGLLKMTKNQDEVDKLLKGLDFNGDSEVDFSEFVVLVAALTCACHNRCPKK encoded by the exons ATGACCCAGCTAGAGACAGCCATGGCCATCCTGATCAAGACCTTTGATACATATGCTGCTGGCGAAGGCAAGAAGGACACCCTGACCAAAGCGGAGGCCAAGGCTTTGCTGGAGAAGGAGCTGCCTGGACTGCTGAAG ATGACGAAGAACCAAGATGAGGTGGACAAGCTGCTAAAGGGGCTGGATTTTAACGGAGACTCTGAGGTCGACTTCAGCGAGTTCGTGGTGCTGGTGGCTGCTCTCACCTGCGCCTGCCACAACCGCTGCCCCAAGAAGTGA